Within the Flavobacterium sp. CG_23.5 genome, the region TCAATTCGTAAATTTTCTCTCAGATAAGTGGCTTTTTCGACATCATAATCATCAAGAGCTACTATAGCATCTATTTTAGTTGTCTTCATTAAATTGCCAACACCTAATAGGAGATGTTCTAAATTCCAGTCAATATCTTGGCCCTCCATGTAAAATATCTCATCAATGTATTCATGTGGCCATGGACTTTTTCTTAATTTTTCGCTGGTTACAAGATAGACTTTGTTGCCCATTTTTTTTAATTGAATTAAAAAATCAGAACCCTTGAAATAATTAGAAATGCAGATGAAGGTTTTAGAATTTTCCATACGTTATAAATTTTCAATGAATTTAGTTAATAAATGAACTCCATAAGCGGTTGCGTGTTTGCTTTTTGCAAATTCGTCGTCTCCAAATGCTACACCAGCAACGTCAAGATGTGCCCAAGCGGTATGTTCCTGCGTAAAATATTCTAAAAATTTAGCAGCACTAATTGCTCCGGCTACTAGTTTTCCGCTGTAGTTTTTTACATCGGCAATATCACTTTCAATATCTTGTTTGTAAACATCCCAAAGCGGTAAAGGCCAAAGTCGCTCTCCTACTGAATCTCCGGAATCTTGCAATTTCTTAGCCATTTCTTCATTATTAGTAAACAAGGCGGCACATTCATACCCAAAAGTACCAACACTGCTTCCTGTTAGAGTGGCAATATCTACGATATATTCTGGTTTGAAATTTTTAATTAAATACGATAATCCATCGGCTAAAACGAGTCGGCCTTCCGCATCTGTATCAATGATTTCTATCGAATTCCCACTGTAACTGTGTATGACATCACTTGGTAAAAATGATTTGGCATCGACCGAATTTTCTGCACAAGGAACTATAGCGGTAACTTTTACAGGTAATTGCAAATCGGCTATGAGTTGCATCGCTCCAAGAACGGCGCCACCTCCTGCCATATCGCACTTCATATGAACCATTCCTGCCGTTTTTATATTTAGTCCTCCGGTATCAAAGGTTATTCCTTTTCCAACCAGACCAACATGCTTCATGGATTTCACTTTTTGTTTTGGAGTGTAATTCATAATGATAAATTGTGGCTCATTTTCACTTCCTTTTCCTACTGCCAAGAAAGCGCCAAGACCCGCAATTTTTGAAGCATCGTAACCTAAAATTTTTACCTCAAATCCATATTTTTCTCCCGTCTCTTTAGCCCAAGTTGATAAGTATTTTGGTGTAATGGTATTTGGGGGTAGATCTACTAAGTTATAAACACCTAATTGTGCTTTTGCAATTTTTATTGCTTTATTAGCCGTCGCCAAATGATCTTTTTCGGAAACTAAATTCAAAGTAAAATCAGAATCTAGAAAAGGATGTGCTTTTTTATCTGCTTTAAAATGACCCAAATCATAAGTTCCTAAAAGCAAACCTGAAATCATCGCTTCCACTTGATCAGCCGTAAATTGTTCCGGTAAAACTAAAGCCACATTCGCGCTTAAATGCTCTTTTTGCTTAGCCGCAATGCGACGAAAAGTAGTTTTTAAAGTTTTATAATCTACTGTTTTTCCTAAACCAACAAATAAATGTAGATTATCCTTTATTTCGGCTAAATAATGCGTGTCTTTTTTGCCGAAAAATACTTTTGCAGGAATCTCTAATCCATCAAACGCAATTGGAACAATATTTTTTTCATAAGTTTCAAAAACTGGAATTATAATTGTTCCTGAAAAATTTGTTAGGTTTTGAATTGTGTTTGTTTTCATTTATCTTTTTTTTAATTCTTTATTAGCATAATAAATCGTTTCACCATACAAGAAAGATTTTTACTTCGTCTGAAAAAACAACCATTCAATTGCTTTTGGAAATTCGTCACTCCAATAGGTTTCACTGTGTTTTCCTTGTCTATTAATGCTTAAATTAATCTTCGATTGGTCTTTTATAAATTCACTGGCAATTAAATTCTCCTTAAACTTTTTTATATGCTCAATCATGGTTGAACTTTCGTCTCCGCCAGCATACAAATAAATCTTGGTATCCGCTAAATTAGCTTTTTTAGGTTTTATTTTTAAATGAGGTATCACCCAAAGCGATGGCGAAAAAATCATCAGTTTTCCATAAACCTCCGGATTTCGCAATCCACTGAAAATACTAACTAATCCGCCCATCGAGCTACCTCCTATTCCAGTAAATTCTCGTTCTTTTTTGGTTCGAAAATTAGTATCCACAAATGGTTTCAGCGTATCAGTTACAAAACGAATATATTTTTTCCCTTGTCCTTTTCCTAAAACTGTTTTTCCAACGTTGTATTCTTTTATTCGATCTTCTTCAGCATGTTCTATGGCTATAATTATGATTTTTCCAATTTTATATTCCGACATAACAGCCAGTTTTTTGTCAATTTCCCAATTACCCATTCCGGATCCTTCATTGAATAAATTTTGAGCATCTTGCAAATACATCACAGGATATCTTTCATCTGAAGTATCATAATCATGTGGCAGCAATGCCCATATTTTTCTGGTTTTATTAAGTTGCGGAATTTCAAATTCATCCGAAATCAGCAAAACCTGCGGTAAAAACGATTGCTTAAATGGCAGCCAGTTTTTTCGCCATCTCGCCACATGCTCTTTTTGTATACCTGCAT harbors:
- a CDS encoding leucyl aminopeptidase family protein → MKTNTIQNLTNFSGTIIIPVFETYEKNIVPIAFDGLEIPAKVFFGKKDTHYLAEIKDNLHLFVGLGKTVDYKTLKTTFRRIAAKQKEHLSANVALVLPEQFTADQVEAMISGLLLGTYDLGHFKADKKAHPFLDSDFTLNLVSEKDHLATANKAIKIAKAQLGVYNLVDLPPNTITPKYLSTWAKETGEKYGFEVKILGYDASKIAGLGAFLAVGKGSENEPQFIIMNYTPKQKVKSMKHVGLVGKGITFDTGGLNIKTAGMVHMKCDMAGGGAVLGAMQLIADLQLPVKVTAIVPCAENSVDAKSFLPSDVIHSYSGNSIEIIDTDAEGRLVLADGLSYLIKNFKPEYIVDIATLTGSSVGTFGYECAALFTNNEEMAKKLQDSGDSVGERLWPLPLWDVYKQDIESDIADVKNYSGKLVAGAISAAKFLEYFTQEHTAWAHLDVAGVAFGDDEFAKSKHATAYGVHLLTKFIENL
- a CDS encoding alpha/beta hydrolase yields the protein MNSDNTTFTQELNSTIINTGLYIILTTDEDDDRPVYISGNFNNWRTQDKEFLMEKIGNSLYHYKFSHDFDYPFELLYKFTKGDWSEVEIDAEGNRTENRSTVSHAGIQKEHVARWRKNWLPFKQSFLPQVLLISDEFEIPQLNKTRKIWALLPHDYDTSDERYPVMYLQDAQNLFNEGSGMGNWEIDKKLAVMSEYKIGKIIIIAIEHAEEDRIKEYNVGKTVLGKGQGKKYIRFVTDTLKPFVDTNFRTKKEREFTGIGGSSMGGLVSIFSGLRNPEVYGKLMIFSPSLWVIPHLKIKPKKANLADTKIYLYAGGDESSTMIEHIKKFKENLIASEFIKDQSKINLSINRQGKHSETYWSDEFPKAIEWLFFQTK